The Fusarium oxysporum Fo47 chromosome II, complete sequence genome includes a region encoding these proteins:
- a CDS encoding pyridoxal phosphate-dependent transferase, whose product MSFSGRKFSINRHTGAPKTLTRRFSTTEPSMNEFQSKVHRQFRSAHEGHMPHAGLDASRSSTGVIWCTERASEYGYLENPDAWANLGQGAPEVEDDIEGCFPRPETINISMAGREYGPTAGIKPLREAVAKLYNEAHRQGKESQYTWENVAIVPGGRAGLIRIAAVLGNSYLSFFLPDYTAYNEMLSLFKNFAAIPVPLAEEDGYHIHPDKIAEEIARGTSVILTSNPRNPTGRVIANPELAEIQDICRDRATFISDEFYSGYNYTSNCDGSTISAAENVDDVDEDDVLIIDGLTKRFRLPGWRIAWILGPKEYINAIGSCGSYLDGGACHPFQEAAIPMLEPSVVKNEMIHLQSHFRDKRDFVVRRLREMGFIIKYVPDSTFYLWLNLEGLPESISDGLNFFQACLEEKVIVVPGIFFDLNPSRRRDLFDSPCHHFVRLSYGPRMDVLKMGMDAIERVVQKHRKLN is encoded by the exons atgtctttcaGTGGACGCAAATTCTCTATCAACCGCCATACTGGCGCCCCCAAGACCCTCACTCGTCGTTTCAGTACGACTGAGCCTTCGATGAACG AATTCCAATCCAAGGTTCATCGTCAGTTCCGAAGTGCCCATGAAGGTCATATGCCCCACGCTGGTCTCGATGCCAGCCGATCATCAACCGGTGTTATCTGGTGTACAGAGCGAGCTTCCGAGTATGGCTATCTCGAGAACCCTGATGCGTGGGCCAATCTTGGTCAGGGTGCTCCTGAAGTTGAGGACGATATCGAAGGCTGCTTCCCCAGACCTGAAACCATTAACATCTCAATGGCTGGTCGAGAGTACGGTCCTACAGCTGGTATCAAGCCCTTGAGAGAGGCTGTTGCTAAACTGTACAACGAGGCTCATCGTCAGGGAAAGGAGAGTCAGTATACTTGGGAAAACGTTGCTATCGTCCCAGGTGGTCGCGCGGGTCTCATCCGTATCGCCGCCGTTCTCGGCAACTCATACCTGTCTTTCTTCTTACCCGACTATACGGCTTACAATGAGATGTTGAGTCTTTTCAAGAAC TTTGCCGCCATTCCCGTCCCTCTGGCTGAAGAGGACGGCTACCACATTCACCCTGACAAGATTGCCGAGGAAATTGCCCGTGGTACCTCTGTCATTCTTACCTCGAACCCTCGCAACCCCACTGGCCGTGTTATCGCCAACCCGGAGCTTGCGGAGATCCAGGACATTTGCCGAGACAGAGCCACATTCATCAGTGACGAGTTCTACTCGGGATACAATTACACATCCAATTGCGATGGCTCGACAATATCAGCGGCAGAGAACGTGGATGACgtcgacgaagatgatgttcTGATCATTGATGGTCTCACCAAGCGCTTTCGTCTGCCCGGTTGGAGAATTGCTTGGATCCTGGGACCCAAGG AATATATCAATGC CATCGGTTCATGCGGATCTTACCTCGATGGTGGTGCCTGCCATCCTTTCCAGGAAGCTGCTATTCCCATGCTTGAGCCCAGTGTGGTCAAGAATGAGATGATTCACCTCCAGTCTCACTTCAGA GACAAGCGTGACTTCGTCGTTCGACGTCTCCGTGAGATGggtttcatcatcaagtATGTCCCTGACTCGACCTTCTACCT CTGGCTCAACCTTGAAGGTCTTCCCGAGTCCATCTCAGATGgtctcaacttcttccagGCTTGTCTTGAAGAGAAGGTCATTGTGGTGCCCGGTATCTTCTTCGATCTTAACCCTTCGCGCCGTCGTGATCTATTCGACTCCCCTTGCCATCACTTCGTGCGACTATCTTACGGTCCCCGCATGGATGTTCTCAAGATGGGAATGGACGCCATTGAACGTGTTGTTCAGAA GCACCGAAAGCTCAACTAA